Proteins encoded within one genomic window of Citricoccus muralis:
- a CDS encoding TetR/AcrR family transcriptional regulator, with protein sequence MTNIWTMDRWDRTHEALRQAALELFTEHGYDATGTAQIAARAEVSEMTLFRHFSSKEALLLADPFDPLIAEAVRARPKDEPPMRAVAEGIRQTWAEVDAESIAALRVRLRMVVAATSLRGAVERNSEATITALSGALSDRGVAPVAARVAATAVISGLSVALLDWAQSEHAAPGDALARALDVLGGAASA encoded by the coding sequence GTGACTAACATTTGGACTATGGATCGTTGGGATCGGACGCATGAGGCGCTGAGGCAGGCCGCGTTGGAGCTGTTCACGGAGCACGGGTATGACGCGACGGGCACGGCTCAGATCGCGGCGCGTGCCGAGGTGAGCGAGATGACGCTGTTCCGGCACTTCTCGTCCAAGGAAGCGTTGTTGCTCGCCGACCCGTTCGATCCGCTGATCGCGGAGGCGGTTCGCGCACGACCCAAGGACGAGCCGCCGATGCGGGCTGTGGCGGAGGGCATCCGGCAGACATGGGCCGAGGTCGATGCCGAGAGTATTGCCGCCCTGCGTGTCCGTCTGCGGATGGTGGTGGCCGCGACCAGTCTCCGGGGAGCGGTGGAGCGCAACAGCGAGGCTACGATCACCGCCCTGAGCGGTGCGCTTTCGGATCGGGGCGTCGCTCCGGTCGCGGCTCGGGTTGCGGCGACTGCGGTGATTTCCGGGTTGAGCGTCGCGCTGCTGGATTGGGCGCAGTCTGAGCATGCCGCTCCGGGCGACGCGCTGGCCCGCGCTCTCGACGTCCTGGGAGGTGCGGCTAGTGCTTGA
- a CDS encoding ABC transporter ATP-binding protein, with protein MLEFENVGLRFRGGAGVEHLTFRALPGEIVALIGLNGAGKTTLMRLALGMLRPQRGTVRLFGESLESAPTSTWAGVGALIEMPLAYPELTVRENLRIACLLHGTDPDRVEHSLDAWRLTPVADRRFRRLSLGNRQRVGLAAALQHDPRLIVLDEPSNALDPASVILLRDQLTRRAGEGSAVLVSSHHLDEVARIADRVLLMNAGRLIGELDTTGPDLERAFFERIREDDEHHLRAGEVAR; from the coding sequence GTGCTTGAGTTCGAGAACGTCGGCCTGCGCTTCCGAGGCGGCGCGGGTGTGGAGCATCTCACGTTCCGCGCCCTGCCGGGCGAGATCGTCGCCCTGATCGGTCTGAATGGTGCGGGTAAGACGACGCTGATGCGGCTCGCGCTCGGGATGCTCCGTCCTCAGCGCGGCACGGTACGACTGTTCGGCGAGTCGCTGGAATCTGCCCCTACATCGACTTGGGCGGGGGTCGGGGCATTGATCGAGATGCCGCTGGCCTACCCCGAGCTGACCGTGCGGGAGAACTTGCGTATCGCCTGCCTCTTGCACGGCACCGACCCCGACCGGGTCGAGCACTCGCTGGACGCCTGGCGGCTGACGCCGGTCGCTGATCGCCGGTTCCGCCGTCTCTCCCTCGGGAACCGGCAGCGCGTCGGCCTCGCCGCGGCGCTCCAACACGACCCGAGGCTGATCGTGCTGGACGAGCCGAGCAACGCGCTCGATCCCGCGTCGGTGATCCTGCTGCGCGACCAGCTCACCCGCCGCGCCGGAGAGGGGTCGGCGGTCCTGGTCAGCAGCCACCACCTGGACGAAGTGGCACGGATCGCGGATCGCGTGCTGCTGATGAACGCGGGTCGCTTGATCGGGGAACTCGACACCACCGGCCCCGACCTCGAACGCGCCTTCTTCGAGCGCATCCGAGAAGACGACGAACACCATCTGAGAGCCGGGGAGGTTGCACGATGA
- a CDS encoding ABC transporter permease, which yields MNAAIRVEALKLVRSPVGMIGTLALVAGTLALLGGITVALADGNPELTAKAGAAATLDWNGLLASAAQITAAGGLLGFGVVLSWMFGREFTDGTITGLFALPVSRSRIALAKLTVYTAWSIAVSVVLTLGILALGLLLGYGTPTADDWGGLARHGALTMFTAAIAVPVAWIASVTRSMLASVGGAIALVIIAQVGALAGAGGWMPLAAPALWAMSSGTAVTPVQLALAIAVGIVFAALTCAAWARLQLNR from the coding sequence ATGAACGCGGCGATCCGTGTCGAAGCTCTCAAACTTGTGCGCTCCCCGGTCGGCATGATCGGCACCCTCGCCCTCGTCGCAGGTACGCTCGCGCTGCTGGGCGGGATCACTGTGGCTCTGGCGGACGGCAACCCGGAGCTGACGGCCAAGGCCGGTGCTGCGGCGACGCTGGACTGGAACGGCCTGCTCGCCAGCGCCGCGCAGATCACCGCCGCCGGAGGACTCCTCGGCTTCGGCGTCGTGCTGTCCTGGATGTTCGGCCGCGAGTTCACGGACGGCACGATCACCGGCCTGTTCGCGCTCCCCGTCAGCCGCAGCCGGATCGCGCTTGCCAAACTGACGGTCTATACCGCGTGGTCGATCGCGGTCAGCGTTGTGCTCACGCTCGGCATCCTCGCCCTCGGACTTCTGCTCGGCTATGGCACCCCGACCGCCGACGACTGGGGAGGTCTCGCCAGGCACGGCGCGCTCACCATGTTCACGGCCGCAATCGCCGTTCCCGTGGCGTGGATCGCCTCCGTGACACGCTCGATGCTCGCCTCGGTCGGCGGTGCGATTGCCCTCGTCATCATCGCCCAGGTCGGAGCCCTCGCCGGAGCCGGAGGATGGATGCCTCTCGCAGCTCCCGCGCTCTGGGCGATGAGCAGCGGCACTGCCGTGACTCCTGTCCAGCTCGCCCTCGCAATCGCGGTCGGCATCGTCTTCGCGGCACTCACCTGCGCTGCCTGGGCACGACTCCAACTCAACCGATAA
- a CDS encoding TetR/AcrR family transcriptional regulator, which produces MNMRSVDSNDLTTRARIRNAAIELIGTHGFERASMRMIAQAAGVSPALVVHHFGDKDGLRAACNAHVSAMFTVERVGANGAPSLDSIRAALNDWEANGPALNYLARMLSDDDSRSVDELFDSLLQGTLQVVQDQERAGVIHPQSDPNVTALLLTGLGLAPLVLSRHFARSLGADELTPTALARLTIPLLELFTHGFYKDDSILNATKSAMENQEKK; this is translated from the coding sequence ATGAACATGCGTTCAGTAGATTCGAATGACCTGACGACTCGTGCTCGCATCCGCAATGCGGCGATCGAGCTGATCGGTACCCACGGGTTCGAGCGGGCGAGTATGCGGATGATTGCCCAGGCTGCCGGGGTGAGCCCTGCGCTGGTCGTTCACCACTTCGGCGATAAGGACGGGCTCAGAGCAGCCTGCAACGCGCATGTCTCGGCCATGTTCACCGTCGAGCGCGTGGGCGCGAACGGGGCTCCTTCCTTGGACTCCATCCGAGCCGCATTGAACGATTGGGAGGCAAACGGCCCAGCGTTGAACTATCTCGCGCGGATGCTCTCGGACGATGACTCTCGCTCAGTGGACGAGCTGTTCGACAGCCTCCTGCAAGGCACACTCCAAGTCGTTCAGGATCAGGAGCGAGCCGGGGTGATCCATCCGCAAAGCGATCCGAATGTTACCGCTCTGCTCCTCACGGGCCTCGGCCTCGCACCCCTTGTTTTGAGCCGTCACTTCGCTCGTTCCCTCGGGGCCGACGAACTCACACCTACGGCTCTCGCCCGCCTCACCATCCCCCTGCTGGAACTGTTCACCCACGGCTTCTACAAGGACGACTCGATCCTTAACGCAACCAAGTCCGCGATGGAGAACCAGGAGAAGAAGTGA